In Vagococcus hydrophili, one DNA window encodes the following:
- a CDS encoding VOC family protein — translation MATMVFVNFPVKDVKASTAFYEKLGFTLNPAFSSEDTSCMVWDDNFFVMLLEHARYQFFTPNRTVADNTKTSSALIAFSMNNAQEVKEFGEAAKNNGGNVYQIETGMPEEMMYGLEVQDLDGNTLEPMWMAQP, via the coding sequence ATGGCAACAATGGTCTTTGTAAATTTTCCAGTGAAAGATGTGAAAGCATCAACAGCGTTTTATGAAAAATTAGGTTTTACATTAAATCCAGCGTTTTCTTCAGAAGATACAAGTTGTATGGTGTGGGATGATAACTTTTTTGTGATGCTACTCGAACACGCACGCTATCAATTTTTTACACCAAATAGAACGGTGGCAGATAACACAAAAACAAGTAGTGCTCTGATTGCTTTTTCAATGAACAACGCTCAAGAAGTTAAGGAATTTGGTGAAGCAGCTAAAAACAATGGTGGTAATGTTTACCAAATCGAAACAGGTATGCCAGAAGAGATGATGTATGGTTTAGAAGTTCAAGATTTAGACGGTAATACATTAGAGCCGATGTGGATGGCTCAACCATAA